From the Hyphomicrobiaceae bacterium genome, the window GGCTTCATTGTTCAGGCCGTAAAACCCCGCCGTTTTGTTTCGACCTTCTAGAAATGGCGTTGCAAGATCGCAGCGCGCTCGCCCGGGACGAATGATGTCCCAATGAAGATCGATCGTGACTGGCGCACGCACGAGCGTGACTTCGTGCGTCAGGTTTTTTTCATCGATGCGCAGTGTGAAGCCGGCTTTCTCAAGGAGGGATATTGCGTCGTTGCGCTTTGCTGCTGGAATAAGGATATCGATATCGTTGGCGCTCCGCAAAGCTGGTGTTTGCCACACCAACTCGCGAACATGAGTGCCCTTGAAGACAGCGTATGTGATGCCGGCCTGTTGAAAGAGACTATCGACCTCGGCAATGGCCGCGCGCTGGGCAAGATATCGACCTGCTTCTTCCCACCGTTTCGCCTTGAACGTGGCACGAAGACCATCGCTAACCGGTGCGTCGAAGGATGGGCGCGAGATGCGTTCGTCCCATAAAGAGGCCACTCCCTCATCGGCGAAGACGGCAACAGCGGTATGCGGGTCTGCGCTTTTGCACAGTTTTACAAGTATACCGCTGAGTTCCTGCGCGGTTGCGTCCGGATCGTCGGCACGGAGCATCAGGCGCTGGCGCACGAGCGTGTGCAACGAGAGCGGCGTATATTTGCTCGATGCGGCATCAGTCATGCTCGCACACCGAAATGATTTGTCCATTATCCATAGTGACGATGCGATTGGCGAGCGCCAGGCTTGCAGGCCGGTGTGTAATCAGGATGACGGTACGTTGCGACAAGACATCGTGGGCCTGTTGAATGAACGAGACCTCGCCATCTGGATCGAACATTGCTGTTGCTTCATCCAAGATCAGGATTGGCGGATTTTTGATAAGCGCACGCGCTAGAGCAATGCGCTGGCGCTGTCCGCCGGACAGGCGAACGCCACGATCACCGATGATGGTGTCGTATCCCTGGGGCAACGCGTGGATGAAGTCGTGCGCTTGTGCTGAACGTGCGGCGGCCTCGATCTCGTGAGTAGACGCGTCGACGCGGCCGAAAGCGATGTTGTCGCGCACGCTCGCATTAAAGAGCTGAAGCTGCTGCGGCACGAGGCCGATGGCGCTCCGAAGGCTATGCAGACTTACGGTTGAGGTATCGGTGCCATCTATCGAGATGGTACCAAACTGGGGTTGAAAGAACCCCATGATAAGATGCACGAGCGTAGTCTTTCCCGAACCGTTGTGTCCGGTCAATGCGATCGTTTCACCGGGCGCAATGTCGAGCGATATGCCGGTTAGTGCATTCGCGCGGCCAGGATAGGCGAAGCTGACGTCTTTCAGGCTGATCGCGCCGGCGGGTGTCGCTAGATCGGTTTTGCGTCGTGGGCCGGATTCGGGGATTTGCGCCAGAATGTGCTCAAGGCGTTGGAGCGTACCACGTGTGCGCTGGGTCTGTCCGTATAGGCTTGCAAGTCCGCTTAGGGGCCGTGCCGCAGCCGCAGCGTAGAGGAGGAAAGTCACAAGCTCGGACGGGGACAGATTGCCTTGCTGGATCCGGGAACTGGCGAACCATACGATGAGCACGACGGCGCAAGATGTGGCGAAGTGGGTTGCCGGCTCCAGTAGCGCATAAAGCTGCTGTTGCTTGATAGCGAGCTTCTCCACGTTGCGGACTTGTCGGTTGTAGCGTTCCGATTCAGACTTCTCGCGCGCGAAGGCCTTGATGGCGGCTAGCATCGATAAATTTTCTTCGGCAGTTGCTGTTGCCTGCGCATAAGCATCCTGAAGCTGCGCCGAGATGGGGCGCATCCGTCGGCCAATGAGCTTAAGAGCGATGATAAGGGCAGGCATAAGAAAGGCGACAGCGATGGCCAGCACGGGATCAATGCGGATCAACATCAAATAGGCGCCCGCAATCGTGAGGAAAAGCGGCAGCGCGGAAAGCAGGGTGCCTGTGATGTAACTCGAAACCTGGCCGGCTTCAAAGGTAAGCAGCGCGAGCAGATCGCCATGTCGGTGAGCGTAATGAAACGTGAGCGGTAAGGACTGAAGATGGTCATATATACGCATGCTCAAGTCGGCCAGGATGCGCTGCTCGGTTCTGTTGGTGACGATGGCAAGCGCGGCATTGACCGCCGCAAGAAGAGCAAGCAACGCGAGTAGTGCAAGGACGATGCGGGTCGGATTGGCAGAGGCGGATTTCAAGACGTCGCCAGCGAGGACACCGCCGAACCAGGGTATCGAGAGCGTGATTGCAGTGCTGGCGAGCATCAGCCCGAGTGCCAACGCCAACGGCGCGCGGTAGGGCTTTGCAAAGCCGATGAGCATTCGAACGTTCATTGCACCGCGCTTCGCAAGCTGTGCGCGACTTTGCGACCGCTATCGGAATTGAGGCCGACATCATCGGGTCCGGGAAAGAACGCTGGCGAGCGGCCGGTCAACCGGTAATAGGCGAGTGCTGCAACCTCGTATGCGACCATCGGCTCGACGTAGCGCCGCGGGATGTCTCTCATCGGCACGGGCCAGGGCTCGACATGAAAACCTGCCGCGGAAAATGCGCCCATGGCGCGTGGCATGTGCAGGGCCGTTGTCACGAGAATCCAACGCTCGCCGGATCTCGGTTGCGCGATGCGTTTTGAGTAGACCGCATTTTCATATGTGGTGCTGGCGTCCGGTTCTAAGATGAAGCGCCCAATCGGATCGGGCACTTCTTTCAGCAGCGCGATTTCGTCATACCGCGCGCCCGTAAGGATAAGGCGCGCAGCTGGGAAGCGGCGAGCTAGTTCGAGCGCGCCGCGGATGCGTTCGTCGCCTCCGCCAGGCACTATGAACCCGGCAATCGTATCTCCTTGATCGATCTGCGTTCGTGCGAAGCGCTGTTCGATCTCCGGTTTCAAGGCCATGAGCAGTGGCGGCAACAGCAAGTGATAAGCGACACTCGCTGACCCAAGGCAAGCAAGAAGAGTTGCGAAAATCGCAAACGCTCGTTTGTTAAGCTTTCGAATGATTGTCATGTTCTTTCGACGAGCCAATCGCCAAGCACGAGTAGATCCATGCGTGTGCGCAAGAAGCAGTCGAGCGCCTCCTGCGGTTGGCATACGACTGGTTCGTTTTCGTTGAAGGAGGTGTTGAGAACCATCGGCACGCCGGTTATGGAGCGAAAAGCTTCGATCATTGCCCAATAGCGCGGGTTGGTCTGCTTATACACGGTCTGCAGTCGGCCAGATCCATCGACGTGCGTAACGGCGGGAATGAGCGCTCGCTTCTCTTCCCTGATCTGGAACACCTGCATCATGAACGGCACGTCGGCATCTTCTTCGAACCATGCTGCTGTGTGCTCTCTTTGAATCGAGGGGGCAAAGGGGCGGAAGTTTTCGCGCCGTTTGATCTTAAGATTGAGAATGTTCTTCATGTCTGCGCGGCGCGGATCGCAAATGATCGAGCGGTTTCCGAGTGCGCGCGGACCCCATTCCAACCGGCCTTGGAACCAGCCGACGACAGCACCATTGGCGATCGCCTGCGCAGTATGCGCGCAAAGTTTAGCTTCGTCGTCGATGTTTGCGACCCTGCATCCTTGCGCTGCAATCTCACTTGCGCGCGCTTTGAGCAAGCCAGAGATATCCTCGCCGGTGGCCTGAGGACCAAGGTAGGCGTGGTCCATCACTGAATGTTTCAGACCAGAGTCGGCCGCCAGAGCTGATCGCCGCGGACTGAACGTGGTCTTATCGCCTGTCAGTGAATGCCAGACGTGTATCGCGGCGCCGATCGCGCCACCGGCATCGCCTGCGGCCGACTGCACATACACACGCTTGAACGGCGACTTACGCATGATCTTGCCGTTGGCGACCGAGTTCATCGCACAGCCTCCAGCAAGCGTGATGGCGTCGAGCTTGTGGTGAGCGTGCAGATGGGTGAGGAGGTGAAAGAATGCCTCCTCGTACATGGCCTGAACGGAGCGGGCGAGATTGCGATGGTTCTCGGTAAGTGGCTCGTCTGAGGCGCGGGCGGGTCCAAGAAGCTCCTCAAGCTCCCTTGAAAACAAGCGTTCGACGTATGGACTTCCGCCTGACCATTCGTAGGAGATCTTTTCGCGGTGATGACGGAAATAGCGTGTGTCGAGAGCAAACGATCCGTTGTCCTTCAGCAAAACGATCCTGCGCATCTTGTCGAGGTGAACGTGTTCCCCATAGGGCGCAAGGCCCATGACCTTGTACTCGTCTCCATAGTGTGGAAAGCCAAGGTACTGGGTGAGTGCCTGATAGAAAACGCCGAGCGAATGAGGAAAGTAGACGCGACCGTCAATCGAGATCGAGGTCTCGCTTCCCCTCCCCCAGGCTGCACTGGAAAAGTCTCCAAACCCGTCCACCGACACGACGCTTGCGTCACGAAAAGGCGAGACGAGAAAGGCTGACGCCATATGGGCGAGATGGTGCTCTATGCGATGTATTTTGCCGTCGAACGATTGTCCGCGAAAAGCATCGGTTAGCTCGCTCTCGATGGAGTGGCGTTTGCTTTGATTTCGTAGCCGATCAGCGATGAGCCGTACGTCGGGACGCTGGAATAGCGCATAGGCGACCTTGCGGCCGAAGTTTGCCTTGGGATCAGAGTTGACGGCGATGTGCTCGACGTCGGCCAGCGAGGCTGCGACGCTTTCGATGCAATACCGTATAGCTTTCGATGGAAATCCGGCCCAATGCTTGATGCGTCGAAAGCGTTCTTCTTCTGCCGCTGCCACGATGACGCCATCGCGGACGAGGCACGCGGAAGCATCGCCGTGATAAGCGTTAATTCCAAGAATGAGCATCAAGCGGTCTCTGGATTCGTTCCGACAAGTCGGCCCCCGGCAAAGTTATCCCCGCCCTCCCGGCTGGATCTAGATTGGCCTCCAACGCACGCAGCCGTTTCGGCTGAATTTGCCTGGAGGCTCGATGAGCGATACGACGACCAACCTCGGTCTGCCCTACATCATGGCGGCGCAAGCTCAAAAGCACGTCACGCACAACGAGGCCTTGCGCGCTCTCGATACTATCGTGCAGCTCACTGTGCAGGACCGCGACTTGAGCGCACCTCCGGTCAGTCCCGTTGAAGGACAGTGTTTCATCGTGGCCGCTGGCGCGACGGGCGCGTGGTCGGGGCAGGAAGGTCTCGTTGCAGCCTATCAGGATGCAGCGTGGCTGTTCTACCCGGTTCGCATTGGATGGCGCGCGTGGATTGTCGATGAGTCGGCGCTTTTTGTGTGGAACGGAAGCAGTTGGCAACAGGCCAGTGTCGCCTCGCTCAATCCTGTGTCGCTTGTTGGCGTCAATGCGACAGCCGATACGACCAATCGTCTTGCGGTCTCTTCCGACGCCACGCTCTTCAATCACGCCGGTGCGGGCCACCAGATCAAGCTCAATAAGGCGACTAGCGGCGCCACGGCCAGTCAGCTCTACCAAACGGGATTTTCCGGTCGCGCGGAGATTGGCACCACAGGCGACGACAATTTCCATTTCAAGGTCTCCGCCGATGGCGCGACGTGGCGTGAAGCCATCGTGATCCCAGCAGCAACCGGCATTCCGCGCTTGCCCGCGGTGGCCAAGGCTTCGCTGCCGTCGGCGACCAGCGGAGGCGCTGGCGCTGTTGTGTTCGTACCTGATGAAGCAGGCGGGGCAGTGCTTGCCTTCAGTGACGGAGCCAATTGGCGACGTGTCACCGACCGCGCCATCGTCTCGTAACGGAGTGTCCAAATGTCCGCTCATTATCGCGTGACCTTCAACGCGGCCAACAACGAAGATCTTCGGCAGGGCTTTGCGCTTACCGACCAGGACGGCGCTCCAATCAGCCTCGCGCAGACGCAGCTGCGTATGGCGCTGGCCGATCTGTCGGGAACCGAGCGTTTGGAAGCCTCCACGCAGAACGGGCACGTGGTGATTACCAGCGAGTCCGACGGGCAATTCGAACTTCTCATTCCCGCAAGCCAGATGGCAACGCTTCCTGAGGGCATCTATCGCCACGACATGGTCCTGACGACGGGGAGCGCGACGCGACGAATCTGGACTGGAACGTTGGCGCTGGTCGAAGGAGTAACGCAATGAGCTGCGAAGTCATCCGCATTGCGGCAGTCGATGTCAGTCCGATTATTCTGGCCGTTCCAGCCACCGACGATATTCAACTTCAGCTGATTGGTCCGCAGGGGGTGCAGGGTGAGACGGGTGCCATCGGCCCGCAGGGCGTCGTGGGTCCTCAAGGTGTGCAGGGACCGGCAGGGCCGACAGGAGCGCAAGGTATCGCGGGTGTGGCGGGGCATGGATACGGTGGCACGTCGTCGTCTTCTTTGAGCGTTGGTACCGGCTCCAAAACGATTGTAACTCAGTCGGATCTGGCATGGCAGCCTGGAAATGCAATTCGCCTCAGCAGCGGAGCGGTCTGGATGGAAGGCGTCATAACCGCTTTCGCGTCTGGCAGCATGACGATCAATGTCACGCTCAGCAACGGATCGGGCACCTACGGAAACTGGGCGCTCGGCCCTGTCGGTGGCGAGCCCGGTACCGGCGCTGTCGTTTCGGTCAATGGCCAAATCGGAGCGGTAGAATTTCCTGTTATCGGAGCGAGCGATGTGCTGCGCGTCGATGGAATGGAACTCGCTGCCATCGTGGATGCCAACGATAACGTGCTGTTGAAATTCTCCAGCGACGGTTCGGCAGGATTTCCGGCTCTCGATGCAGTGAGCGCCAACTTCGGCGACATAACGATTGCCGGATCCTCCACAGAACAGGTGTGGGGTGTCGCCTACGGCATCGTTCATAGCGATAACAGAGTGGGTTTTTGCGTCCTGGACGACGGGCGCGTTCTGTTGCCGGGTGCAGACGTCGCCAACGCGCGATTTGCCGTCGATGGTGTTGAGGCCTCGGCCGTGCCCGCCAATCAAGCGGCCGACTACAACATTCACCTCAACAGCGGACAGAGCCTCGCCTTGGCAGGAAGCAGTGGACCGATCGTGTATGCGGCCGGCGATTCCATGTTGAACGCAGGCGAGACATCTCTGAGTGCACTCAGCACATCGAGTTACGGCGTCGGTGTTGTGGCAACGGAGCAAGTCAAGTTTGCACTCAAAGGAGATTCCGGACGAAACGTGCTGCCAACTCCCGTGTTCGAAAACGACGATTACATCCAAGTGTTCTCGTCGAATGCGATAAGCGGGGCCGAGATCGAGCAGATGCAGCCGGGATCTACGCCGGATCACTTCGCCGATCACATGACGGCGGTTGGTGACATTGTGGCCATCGCCGCAGCGGCCGGACAGTGCGCGCAAGTTCCTTATCTCACGTGGATCCACGGCGAGAGCGATGTGTCGGATACCAACTACAAGTCCGACCTTTTTGCAATTAAGGATGCCTACAATGCGCAGGTGCTCGCGATCACCAAGCAGCCTAACCGATTTCCGTTGATCTACACGCAGCTTGCAGGCTCGAACGATGCGGGAATTCCGAAGGTCGCAGAAGCTCAATGGCACGCCTGGCAGGAGGACGCGGAGTGTCTGCTCGCCTGTCCGCTTTATCCATTCCCCTACGCGGGAGCCTTGCATCTGACGCCAGCGGGCTATCGCTGGCTTGGCCAGATGCTTGGAAAAGTCTGCTATCAAACAGCCTACATGGGCAAGGTTTGGAAACCGCTTTATCCCATCTCGGCCAAGCTGCGTGCCGGGAACGTCGTAACCGTAAAGCTCCATGTCCCGCGACCGCCTGTCGTGATCGACACCAGCACAATCCCCGCGGCGGCCAACTATGGGTTCCGGGTATTCGATGCCGGCGGAGAGGTGGCGGTTTCCAGCGTTGCGCTGGTCAATGGTGATACCGTGAGGCTGGCTCTCGCCGCTACGCCGGGCGCTTCGCCGGTGGTGGAGTACGCCTGGCGTGACGATCCGACGAACGGCGGCGTCGGGAATTTCGATGGCCTTGGAACGCATGCGGTCCGCGGCAACATCCATGACAGCGACGACAGCGTGGCCGCATACACCGACCAAACCTATCCTCTGTGGAACTGGCTTGTACGGTTTCAAATTCCGATCAGTGTCTAAGGAGTAAAGCAAAGATCATGGGCTATATTCTCAAGCTGCCGACGGCTGGCGATACATCTTTGCCGACGCTTGGAGACATCGGTTACGTTTCGAAGCAAAATCTGAAGGGCCTCTATCTGATCGATGGCGCAAACGGCCTTACGGATGCCAGTGGTAACGGAAATCATCTATCTTTGTTGAACGGCTCGCTTACGCCACCCTTCAGCAGCGGCGTTTTGCAATTTCGGTCTGCGAACGCGCAACGTCTCAGCACCGGCATCGCGGTTACAGGGCCCAACGAGACGATCATCACCGTTTACAAGAAGCTCTCCGCGCCCTCAAATGGCCAGAATATTTTCGGTCACGGCATTGGGCTTTCCACCGACAACACCAGCCCGATGTCGCTGATCGATAGTTTTGACGCCACGGCTGGAAAGGTGGTGAAGATCTTTGGCCTCCAGTCGAAGCGTCCCGAGGTTACGTTCGGAGATAATGGCGTCGGCGTATGGCGATGTGTCATTGGCGTTCGCGATCAAAACGGTGTGTCCATTTCGACCGATGGATCACCCCTCGTTACCCAGCTCTACGCATCCGCTCAGCCGGGCGCTACCACGAGCTATGTCGACATTGGGGAGACCGCAAGTGGGTTTCGACACCTGGATGCGGATCTCGGCTTGTTTGCCGTCTACGAGCGTGCACTGACATCCGCCGAGATCGCCAGCACATACAAGGCCATCAAGCGCATCATGGCCGCGAAAGGTATTACGATCTGATTGGATCATGATCTAAGCTGCTCGGCCTTTCGCCGAACTTTTGTACTCGCGAACCGTCGATGACAGACGGCTCGATATGGCTTGGCGGATCCGGTGCGTGTGCCGCTCGAACATCCACCACAGCAACGCAGCTATTGCGACTGAAACTGCGATATAGGCGATAACGACTGCGAGACCATAAGGACCGGGAGCAAACTGGTTTGGCGCCTGAAAGGTGAACCAAAGAAAGGCAAGAAGAGGAAAATGCGTGGCATAGAGTGTGAAGGAGATGTTGGAAAGCGCTGATGATGCGCGCACGTAGTTTGCGTTCGAAGCGGGCGCCGCGGCAAGTCCGGGCAGTAAGAGCGCGAACGCAACTCCGAGTGCCAAGTCACCCGTGAGATCGCCAACGGCGAAGATTCCCCACTTTGGGGCGACGATTGTTGCAACCACGGTAGAGAGCGCTAAAGCCGGGTAAGCGCGGAATCGAAATATTCTCTGAAGCGAAGCGACTTGCGATGTCCAGTGCATGAGGGCACCCAGCATCCAGATGCCTCCGAGAACAACCAATGTCGTGGGAAGTACGGCACACAGTAAAATAGTTGTCGAAAGATACACTAATCGCGCAAGCGAAGAGCCCTTCCCAAAAGCCGCTACAAACGCGAGCGGCGCAATCGCGTAGTACCAAAACTCGTTCGCCAAGCTCCAGAGTGGACTATTCGTGCCATAGGTCGGTGCAACAATCGTTTGTAGAAAAGAGACATTGGCAAGCAGCGTCAGCAATGAGGTATCTGCAGGCGCAGCTGCGGATGGTCCGCTCGAAAGTAGGTCATGAAATACGCCATCATATCCAGTCGCACCGTTCAAGTGTCTTCCGAGGGTGTCGAGGAGAAACGTAATGGCGAGAGCGGGCAGAACGACCGTCCACAGGCGGGTAAGGCGCGTAATGCAGTATCGGGCGGGAGACCAGCATCCTGCAAGGATTTCGGACAGAGCCCGGCCGCCAACGAGAAAACCGCTAAGGGCAAAAAAGGCGATGACGGCTTGATGGCCGAGGCTCGTGCAGAAATAGAGTAGCTTGGTTGAAAGGTCTGGGTTCTGTAAGGTCGCAAAGTCAACGAGCGCGAACCCCCTACTATGTCCGGCGACGACAGCAAGAGCAGCTATTCCTCGGAGCATGTCGAGGTGCGCAGCGTGCTGGATCTTGGCCGGTTGGGTGTCGCCTGTCATTGCGGTGTTGCAGCTTCTCTACGGCCGCGCCCTTCAACAAGATGCGGAACTCGCCAACCGATGAGCATGACCAGCACAGATAGTCCCAAGCCAACGGCCGCAAGGAGAAGGTTGAGATAGAGGACGTCTGCCGTGGATTGGAACGGCCAGTTGAAGCACGCGGCCAGAGTGATACCCAGCTGGAGCACGGCCAGTGGCGGATCAAGTCCGACCCAACCTCTCAGGCGCGCGCACAGAACCAGGAATGATGTCAAGACCGATGCCGACGCTGTTGCGGCGAGTATCACAACCTCAGCGGTTAGATGGGCGTATTTAGATCCGATCAATAGCAAGATGAGTTGGGGAGCCGCCAAGGTCACCGCGAAAAGCATAGCACAAATGCCGGCTTGGATAGTCAAAGCGCCTGCTAGAGATTTGGCAAAAGTCCGATCGTCGGTAATCGTTGCGAGTCGCGGGACCACGACGATAGTGGCAAAGTTTCCAATGATTGCAAAAATCAGAGAGATACGCGAGAGCGCGAAGACATCGGCAACGGCCACCGTTCCTGCGCGGGTTGCAGTTAGCCACATTACGAGGGGATCTCGGAAGGTGAAGACGAGAACTGACGGGAGGACGCTGATAAAATAGCGGCGCAGATCGGCACTATCCTGAGGAGAAGGACGTTCCTGCGTCCAATAGGATCGTTCATTCCGCTTTATGTAAGCGGCTGTCGCGGATGCGCCTAGGAGGCCGCCGATGAGCGCGAATACTGCGCTAGTAGCGCCACTGACCAGCATCAGTAGGGCTGCCACCAAGCGCACCGCGCTGCCACTCGCCTCAGCGATATAGCTCGTTCGTTGTCGACCTTCCAAGAGCAGAACGTGACTGGAGACGGACACATTCATCTGCAGCCAGGTTTGCGCTAAGGCCAAGCCAAAGCACAATGAGACCACAGTAAACACATGTCCGGCCTTAGGTGCCGAGCTGAGCAGCATGAATGCGCCAGCAATGCCTGCCAGCACGAATAAAATGTCTCGGATACGGCGTACTAAGGCGAGTTTGGTGTCGAAGTTGGTCTTTTCCTGGAGACCTCGGCGCCAAAAGTAGCTGAGCGAACCAGTTATACCAAGATCGCTACCCACGGACATCATGCTGATCGCGGTCATGCATAAACCAAACAGTGCATATTGCTCGACGGGCATTGCGCGAACGTAGATGAGGCCCGACAGCAAGCCCGCCGCCTGACCGAACCCCTTGGCGAGTGCAAAGTCAAATATCGCTTTCACCCAGTATCTCAACGGAGCGATCTCTCGCGCGCTCACGATCGTTTCAACGTAGCCACGATGTGGCTAGAGAGTCGGCTTCGTAAAGCGCGAGGTAGACGGCGGCTACCTCCTTCAATTGCGCACAACGCCCGCGACGGAATAAAGGGGTGCAAATAGCGTAGCTTGATATGTCCTGACGTTAGTGGGTTGGTGATCAGGTCGAGATGTTCAACTGTCAGGCCGGCTTTGTGGGCAAGGCTGAGTACCTCATCTTCATACAGTAGGAAGATGTGACCATCTGAATTGGGTTTGAACTGGACATGTTCAAATGCCGATGGATCTGGGTGATCGGAAAATCGTGGGAGTCTGTTCAGAAAATAAGCGCCGTTTGGGGTGGTTATGATCACGTGCCCCTTAGGTCGAACGAATGTACTCAATTTGCGAAGAAATTGATCTGGATGAGCGACGTGTTCAATCACCTCCGTCGCCAACACAACATCAAATTTCTGCCTGTACTCTTCGCCAAGATCAAAAATATTTCCCCCAACAAAGGCAACATCTACGCTGCTAGGAAGTTTAAGGCGCACGTAGTCGATTAAGTGCCCGCGAAGATCATTCCACGTTACGTCATATCCCAAGGTCGCGAGCGCTATGGAGAAATTGCCACTGGCTGCAGCCAAGTCCAGGATACGGGCTGGCGGCGAACAAATTGCGAGAATAGACTCGATAGTTGCAGCACGCCGATTGCGGTAGCTCCAACTATAGCCAGGGTTGCTCTTGTCGTCCCAGACCTCGACTAGATCGTAATGGTAGGAGTCCTTCCAATCTTCGGGCCAATCAGACGAAAATTGAGGGCGCAGTGAAATGGGGTATCTTTCGACAGATTCTATCATGTGGCTTAGTAGATTCAGCTTTCAGAATTTGCCTTCGGGCGTCAGCACCGCTTCTAGCTCTCTAGCCAAACCTTCGGCTCCGGCAACGGACAGGTGTTGCGTGTCACGCACGAGAACGACGCCGTTGCGCAAAGGTCTGCACACATCTGCCCCGCAAACGCCGTCGATTGGATCCCAGATGCGCGTGCCGGGTACGCGATGAGCGACGGACTTCAGCATGTCTAGTGCGGGCCCTCGCTCAACGTCAACATCGACCCGATTGCGTGTGCAGGCCGAAGGTTCTTTGCGAGCCACGCAGTGTGGAACGAGAAAGGGATAGCCAGGTACATCGGCTATAAGGATTACGCGAAATCCTGCTTCAGATATTGTTCGCACCAGTTTTTCGAGCTGGGCTGAGTGGTCGATGCTGCGCTCATAACGCGCTGGAACGGACCAACGGGCAGCGAGCGCCACGACACGCGCGCCCTGAGCATACAAAGTCGAAAGAGACGCCAAGACCGCGGAATTGAACGCGGCGCAGTTGGCAGCGAAGTCCTTTTGGCCGGGCAAGGCGCCGTCAGCGTTGAAAGTGTAGGGGCGGCAATCTCCCGAAGCTCTTGGCAGAGCTTTCTGGCCTTTAGCGATTCCTGCGGCCGCGAAAGCAGGAACGAGATGGAAAGCGTTTGAATCCCCCCAAAGCATGATCATTGGTCCTGTGGCAGCGCCGACCAGGCAGCCATCGACAGGTCGCAGCCCTGCAAATGGATAATCAAAATGACTGCATTCTGCTGGGTATGGGAAGTCGTGCTCCTGAGCAGTATAGGCGGCGCGGAGCAGCGGAGATGCCGCAAGTTGTGATGCGGCGCTAGCGTTGAGGCTAAGAGCTCCTATCGTAATCAAGGCTAGTATGGCAAATGCGCTCGCGATGGAGGTCGCGGCGTGATTAAACGGAAACGGATGATATCTGCGTATAGGTTCTTCGATGCTGACGTAGGTGATGAGCGAAAGTCCAAGAGCCACGAGAACAAGAAGAAGATCGCGCTTCAAGTCGTCTTGGCCAAGCGCGCCCGCGCGCGCAATTGCAAGCAGCGGCCAGTGCCATAAGTACCATCCATAAGAAAGCTTGCCGATTGCGACCAGCGGGCGAGCGGCAAGATACTGTGAGATCCGATTTTGTCTCCCGGAGAGTCCATAAAGTATGCCTGCAGTTCCGCTTACTGGAAGTATGCAGGCATACCCGGGAAACGCGGTTGTCGGTCCGAACGTCGCGATGGCGAAGAAGATCGCAAGCAGTCCGCCTGCGAGGATGACGGGGTTCAGCCAGTCCAAATGGAGCCGGCGCGGCATCAAACCGAGCAGTGCGCCAGCACCAAATTCCCACGCGCGAAAGGGCGTGAGATAGAAGGCCGCCGGCGGTCGCCAATAGGTCACGACGATTGATGCAGTGAGCGAAAAAAAAGTGCCTATCGCGAGCGCCCACAACAGCGTCGAGCTTAGGGTGGCGCTTCGGCGCTTCGCAAACGCGCAAATCATAATCATCGCCACCGGCCATACGAGGTAGAACTGCTCCTCTACCGCGAGTGTCCACATATGAAGAAGTGGCTGCTCTTCGCTAGAGCCGGCAAAATAACCCGTCTGAGTGCGCCAAAAGAAGA encodes:
- a CDS encoding nucleotidyltransferase family protein, with product MTDAASSKYTPLSLHTLVRQRLMLRADDPDATAQELSGILVKLCKSADPHTAVAVFADEGVASLWDERISRPSFDAPVSDGLRATFKAKRWEEAGRYLAQRAAIAEVDSLFQQAGITYAVFKGTHVRELVWQTPALRSANDIDILIPAAKRNDAISLLEKAGFTLRIDEKNLTHEVTLVRAPVTIDLHWDIIRPGRARCDLATPFLEGRNKTAGFYGLNNEAALIVMLVHPVFARYVNNLSACNVKDFEKLVRQQPVDWDAVYTLLDKAGLKTAAWTMLTWYRMVLGESMTPTLPILDAVKPGRLRQAYLRQWLQQDLSVRLWNIPLLTPVAFTLPAHDSLADAVRAVRARSELALSGISGNAGP
- a CDS encoding ABC transporter ATP-binding protein gives rise to the protein MNVRMLIGFAKPYRAPLALALGLMLASTAITLSIPWFGGVLAGDVLKSASANPTRIVLALLALLALLAAVNAALAIVTNRTEQRILADLSMRIYDHLQSLPLTFHYAHRHGDLLALLTFEAGQVSSYITGTLLSALPLFLTIAGAYLMLIRIDPVLAIAVAFLMPALIIALKLIGRRMRPISAQLQDAYAQATATAEENLSMLAAIKAFAREKSESERYNRQVRNVEKLAIKQQQLYALLEPATHFATSCAVVLIVWFASSRIQQGNLSPSELVTFLLYAAAAARPLSGLASLYGQTQRTRGTLQRLEHILAQIPESGPRRKTDLATPAGAISLKDVSFAYPGRANALTGISLDIAPGETIALTGHNGSGKTTLVHLIMGFFQPQFGTISIDGTDTSTVSLHSLRSAIGLVPQQLQLFNASVRDNIAFGRVDASTHEIEAAARSAQAHDFIHALPQGYDTIIGDRGVRLSGGQRQRIALARALIKNPPILILDEATAMFDPDGEVSFIQQAHDVLSQRTVILITHRPASLALANRIVTMDNGQIISVCEHD
- a CDS encoding YdcF family protein, which codes for MTIIRKLNKRAFAIFATLLACLGSASVAYHLLLPPLLMALKPEIEQRFARTQIDQGDTIAGFIVPGGGDERIRGALELARRFPAARLILTGARYDEIALLKEVPDPIGRFILEPDASTTYENAVYSKRIAQPRSGERWILVTTALHMPRAMGAFSAAGFHVEPWPVPMRDIPRRYVEPMVAYEVAALAYYRLTGRSPAFFPGPDDVGLNSDSGRKVAHSLRSAVQ
- a CDS encoding carbamoyltransferase C-terminal domain-containing protein, giving the protein MLILGINAYHGDASACLVRDGVIVAAAEEERFRRIKHWAGFPSKAIRYCIESVAASLADVEHIAVNSDPKANFGRKVAYALFQRPDVRLIADRLRNQSKRHSIESELTDAFRGQSFDGKIHRIEHHLAHMASAFLVSPFRDASVVSVDGFGDFSSAAWGRGSETSISIDGRVYFPHSLGVFYQALTQYLGFPHYGDEYKVMGLAPYGEHVHLDKMRRIVLLKDNGSFALDTRYFRHHREKISYEWSGGSPYVERLFSRELEELLGPARASDEPLTENHRNLARSVQAMYEEAFFHLLTHLHAHHKLDAITLAGGCAMNSVANGKIMRKSPFKRVYVQSAAGDAGGAIGAAIHVWHSLTGDKTTFSPRRSALAADSGLKHSVMDHAYLGPQATGEDISGLLKARASEIAAQGCRVANIDDEAKLCAHTAQAIANGAVVGWFQGRLEWGPRALGNRSIICDPRRADMKNILNLKIKRRENFRPFAPSIQREHTAAWFEEDADVPFMMQVFQIREEKRALIPAVTHVDGSGRLQTVYKQTNPRYWAMIEAFRSITGVPMVLNTSFNENEPVVCQPQEALDCFLRTRMDLLVLGDWLVERT
- a CDS encoding DUF2793 domain-containing protein, with the translated sequence MSDTTTNLGLPYIMAAQAQKHVTHNEALRALDTIVQLTVQDRDLSAPPVSPVEGQCFIVAAGATGAWSGQEGLVAAYQDAAWLFYPVRIGWRAWIVDESALFVWNGSSWQQASVASLNPVSLVGVNATADTTNRLAVSSDATLFNHAGAGHQIKLNKATSGATASQLYQTGFSGRAEIGTTGDDNFHFKVSADGATWREAIVIPAATGIPRLPAVAKASLPSATSGGAGAVVFVPDEAGGAVLAFSDGANWRRVTDRAIVS